CCAACTATAGAAGGCTTTCTTGCTATCTCACCTGAGGATTGTACCTTAGAGGAGGCGGTGTATTAAATATGGGATATCAGTTAAAGGTCGATGAGAAAGTTATATCTATTTCGAATCCAGATAAATACTTATGGCCTAACAGCGTAACTAAATTAGATTTTATTAAATACATTTATGAAATCGCAGATTATATGCTCCCATATGTGAAAAACCGATTACTTACGACAATACGTTATCCTAACGGAGTAGATGATGACAAATCATTTTACCAAAAAAACGTGCCAGCACACGCACCAGAATGGATAACGAGCAAAAATTGGAATGGAACTAACTATATATTGCCCAATGACAAAGCTACTCTAGTATGGCTTGCTAATCTAGCTGCCTTAGAAATGCATGTGTCATTCAACTATTGGCAATCTGAAGACTATCCAACAGAACTTGTATTTGATTTGGACCCATCCGTTACTGATCGGTTTGATCAAGTATTAGAAATAGCTTTGTATTTAAACGATAATTTATTACAAATAGGGTTGCATTCAATAGCAAAAACATCGGGAGCTACAGGAATACAAATATACATACCAATCAAACCAATATATAAGTATGAACAAACACGAAAAG
The sequence above is a segment of the Desulfuribacillus alkaliarsenatis genome. Coding sequences within it:
- the ligD gene encoding non-homologous end-joining DNA ligase, whose product is MGYQLKVDEKVISISNPDKYLWPNSVTKLDFIKYIYEIADYMLPYVKNRLLTTIRYPNGVDDDKSFYQKNVPAHAPEWITSKNWNGTNYILPNDKATLVWLANLAALEMHVSFNYWQSEDYPTELVFDLDPSVTDRFDQVLEIALYLNDNLLQIGLHSIAKTSGATGIQIYIPIKPIYKYEQTRKVAKFIAEYMENKYPKIITTERLVKQRGTKLYIDYLQHWRGKTLPAPYSVRARQQPTVSTPVTWEEVEKGFKPEDFTIFNTIERIEKLGNLFIFKDEHSLDQVLKFIK